The genome window TTTGGCCAGAAACAGCTGCCGACACCGGGCAATGACCTGGTCGTATTCGTGCTGGGTTTGATTCTCCAAGTTTTTGGGGCTATTTTGGAGGGTCTTGGGGGCTTCGGGTCTTGGGGTCTTGGATTACGCGCTGAGCTGATTCTTCTCCATCAGACACTGACAGCCGCCCAGCTCCTCGCTGACCTGCCTCCTGCCCACCCACCGGCCATCCAAGACCCCAAGACCCGAAGCCCCCAAGACCCATGACAACGCAAGATACGTGCTTTTCCCCGAGGCAAACCCTGCGCTGCCGCGGCGGCCGGGTGCTAGATTTACGCCAGCCCCAGGTGATGGGCATCCTGAACCTGACTCCGGACTCATTCTTCGCGGGTAACCGCATTGGTAGTGAGCATGAGCTGCTGCGCCGGGCCGAGCAGATGCTGCGCGCTGGGGCTGCCGTGCTGGATTTGGGTGGCTACTCCTCCCGGCCCGGCGCCGAGCACATTTCCGCCGACGAAGAGAAAAAGCGCCTACTGCCCGCCGTAGAGGCCGTGCGCCAAACTTTTCCAGACGCCGTTATTTCCGTGGATACCTTCCGGGCCGCGGTAGCGGCCGAGGCCGTAGCCGCCGGCGCCGACATGCTCAACGACATCAGCGGGGGCACCCTGGACGAGGACATGTTTGCCACGGTGGGCCGGCTGGGCGTGCCCTACATTCTGATGCACATGCGCGGCACGCCCCAAACCATGACCCAGCTTACCCACTACGAAGACGATTTGGTGCTGGAGCTGGTGCGCTACTTCCGCGACAAGCTGGCCGAGCTGCGCCACCACGGGGTGGTAGATGTGGTGCTGGACCCCGGCTTCGGGTTTGCCAAAACGCCGGCCCAGGGCCACGAGCTGCTGCGGCGGCTGCGGGAGCTGCATGTGCTGGGGTTGCCCATACTGGCGGGCCTCTCGCGCAAAAGCATGGTGTACAAACCTCTGGGCCTTACGCCCGAGGCGGCCCTGGCTGGCACCATTACCGTCAATACCCTGGCCGTGCTCAACGGGGCCCGTCTGCTGCGCGTACACGACGTGGCCGAAGCAGTGCAAACTATCCAGCTCGTTTCCAGTACCTACCCCCTACCCCACTCGTCGTGATTGGCGCCTTCACCATCGGCTTCCTGCGCATCGGCTGGATAGACGTCGTGGACGTACTTCTGGTCACGGCCCTGTTTTACCAGCTCTACAAGCTACTGACGGGTAGCGTGGCCCTGAAGGT of Hymenobacter sublimis contains these proteins:
- the folP gene encoding dihydropteroate synthase, which encodes MTTQDTCFSPRQTLRCRGGRVLDLRQPQVMGILNLTPDSFFAGNRIGSEHELLRRAEQMLRAGAAVLDLGGYSSRPGAEHISADEEKKRLLPAVEAVRQTFPDAVISVDTFRAAVAAEAVAAGADMLNDISGGTLDEDMFATVGRLGVPYILMHMRGTPQTMTQLTHYEDDLVLELVRYFRDKLAELRHHGVVDVVLDPGFGFAKTPAQGHELLRRLRELHVLGLPILAGLSRKSMVYKPLGLTPEAALAGTITVNTLAVLNGARLLRVHDVAEAVQTIQLVSSTYPLPHSS